Proteins from one Cryptomeria japonica chromosome 4, Sugi_1.0, whole genome shotgun sequence genomic window:
- the LOC131027460 gene encoding uncharacterized protein LOC131027460, whose amino-acid sequence MTLGVRCYQISSIYRAPSPFAALQTNDFVCSRSEIESRRFSDLSGFQFEAMATFFDGFNPSFDLDCPVIGSKNACSVMEEMLDFETSLYVEDVLAFKVPPYASTETSWLSNSSEDLQSAEGFNQLAVHSLPCSQSVCAQTAFCKYVKANPVPAVDIFKRGQILHKRCLDVLRKIEKKQKLTRQISMQTAAPPPPPPHQVQQSKSGFQNKSAFDHMLAERNRRVKLRQHFSNLRSLVPTITKKDKHSVLANTTSYLQELKLRVAELEHQNQILQESVSSNKEDGSKGFESTEQSYDSDNRVIYRSDEVTLEQGKNDSCKVNMKIIIQKDKALCPASLLIKQLDLLRSKQMEVLSMQSETQPFQFCSDILLRPNGEAWDVSKWQNFATSIRESLL is encoded by the exons atgacGTTGGGCGTGCGGTGCTATCAGATCTCTTCTATATACAGGGCCCCATCGCCTTTTGCTGCATTGCAAACAAACGATTTCGTATGTAGTAGATCAGAGATCGAATCCCGCCGCTTTTCTGATCTCAGTGGTTTTCAGTTTGAGGCAATGGCAACATTTTTTGATGGATTCAATCctagctttgatcttgattgcCCTGTCATAGGTAGCAAAAATGCTTGCTCTGTAATGGAGGAAATGTTGGATTTTGAGACTTCTCTTTATGTGGAGGATGTGCTGGCATTTAAGGTTCCCCCTTATGCTTCCACTGAAACCTCCTGGCTTTCGAATTCCTCAGAGGATTTGCAGAGTGCAGAGGGATTTAATCAACTGGCGGTTCACTCTTTGCCCTGTTCTCAAAGTGTGTGCGCACAGACTGCCTTTTGCAAATACGTTAAAGCTAATCCAGTGCCTGCTGTAGATATCTTCAAACGCGGCCAAATTTTGCACAAGAGATGCTTAGATGTTCTCAGAAAAATCGAGAAGAAGCAAAAATTGACGAGGCAGATTTCAATGCAAACTgctgctcctcctcctcctcctcctcatcaagtACAGCAATCAAAATCAGGGTTTCAGAACAAATCGGCGTTTGACCATATGCTAGCCGAGCGGAACAGGAGAGTCAAATTGAGACAGCACTTCTCAAATCTCCGTTCTCTCGTGCCTACAATCACCAAG AAAGATAAGCATTCAGTACTGGCAAATACCACAAGCTATCTGCAGGAATTAAAGCTCCGTGTTGCTGAGCTCGAACATCAAAACCAAATATTGCAGGAATCAGTTTCTTCAAATAAAGAGGATGGAAGTAAGGGGTTCGAATCCACGGAGCAGTCATATGATTCAGACAACAGAGTCATTTATAGAAGCGATGAAGTAACTTTGGAGCAAGGGAAGAACGACTCCTGCAAAGTGAACATGAAAATAATTATACAGAAAGATAAGGCTTTGTGCCCGGCAAGTCTGCTGATCAAGCAACTAGATCTATTGAGAAGTAAACAGATGGAAGTCCTCTCTATGCAATCAGAGACACAGCCATTTCAATTTTGCTCTGACATTCTCCTGAGACCAAAT